In the Brassica napus cultivar Da-Ae chromosome A7, Da-Ae, whole genome shotgun sequence genome, one interval contains:
- the BNAA07G15110D gene encoding protein WVD2-like 7 has product MGESAVLFHSHSFAAPLSRHETHQDNTMHALSQSVSFGRFMTENLEWGKWSSFSHKKYVDEAEKYSQPGSVAQKKAFFDAHYKKIAEAKKAKAASDDSKQEEQQPESVAVLLNTLETLTKDEVKEEEESGETELVLGGEEAVLSIEKDEEEPERTSVVVVLEQEDTVVDNSVIADDLKALLEVLDENHIEDAELLKKSSSVGEKEEERKSVTKISPVSMDKSEAPKKAMELVVSQKISEKPATHSSMKKNKFSFLKLLMGNTKTQDQNPKRKTDKKPNKMFLCLCFNPEMVRETEGPTKTQRKNL; this is encoded by the exons ATGGGAGAATCTGCAGTTCTATTTCATTCACATTCGTTCGCAGCTCCTCTTTCTCGTCATGAAACTCATCAG GATAATACTATGCATGCGCTTAGCCAATCCGTCTCCTTCGGTAGATTCATGACAGAGAATCTTGAGTGGGGGAAATGGTCAAGCTTCTCGCACAAGAAGTATGTCGATGAAGCTGAGAAATATTCTCAACCTGGATCTGTTGCGCAGAAGAAAGCTTTCTTTGACGCTCATTACAAGAAAATAGCCGAAGCCAAGAAAGCAAAAGCTGCTTCAGATGACTCAAAACAAGAAGAACAACAACCAGAAAGTGTTGCGGTCTTGCTAAACACATTGGAGACATTGACTAAAGATGaggttaaagaagaagaagagagtggtgAAACGGAGTTAGTCCTGGGTGGTGAGGAGGCGGTTTTGAGTattgagaaagatgaagaagaacccGAAAGAACGAGTGTTGTTGTGGTCTTGGAACAAGAAGACACTGTGGTTGATAACTCTGTGATTGCAGATGATTTAAAGGCTCTTCTTGAAGTGCTTGATGAGAATCACATAGAGGATGCAGAGTTGTTGAAGAAGAGCTCTTCTGttggagaaaaagaagaagagagaaaatctGTTACCAAGATCTCACCAGTGTCTATGGATAAATCAGAAGCTCCAAAGAAAGCAATGGAGCTTGTTGTCTCACAGAAAATAAG TGAAAAACCGGCAACTCACAGTTCCATGAAGAAGAACAAATTCAGTTTCTTGAA GCTTTTGATGGGCAACACTAAAACTCAAGATCAGAACCCAAAG AGAAAGACTGATAAGAAACCGAACAAAATGTTTCTCTGTCTTTGCTTCAACCCTGAGATGGTGAGGGAAACAGAAGGGCCAACCAAAACACAGAGGAAGAATCTCTGA
- the LOC106356672 gene encoding uncharacterized protein At4g26485-like: MEVQETKTLKQYSNKQKILLVGEGDFSFSLSLGRAFGSASNITTSSLDSRVIINGVVDVNRKYTYGKQNVEELERLGGTVIHGVNVHSMSSDNRLARYNRIVFNFPHSGLGFGSEHESFYIMQHQALVRGFFESARKMLEDEDGEIHLTHKTTRPFSEWEIETLAQEKGLRLIGLMVFDQLAFPGYSNKKGSGSNCDSNFPIRSAVTFMFKK; this comes from the exons ATGGAGGTTCAGGAAACTAAAACGTTAAAACAATATAGCAACAAGCAGAAAATACTGCTGGTCGGAGAAGGAGACTTTTCATTTTCTCTGTCTCTAGGCAGAGCCTTTGGTTCAGCCTCCAACATCACTACGTCTTCCCTTGACAGTCGAG TTATTATAAATGGTGTAGTTGATGTAAATCGTAAGTACACATATGGAAAGCAGAACGTGGAAGAGTTGGAACGACTCGGAGGCACCGTTATCCATGGTGTCAACGTCCACTCCATGAGCTCAGATAATCGCTTAGCTCGATACAACCGAATTGTCTTTAATTTTCCTCATTCAGGTTTAGGTTTTGGTTCTGAGCATGAGAGCTTCTACATCAT GCAACACCAGGCGTTAGTAAGAGGATTTTTCGAGAGTGCGAGAAAGATGTTAGAAGATGAGGATGGAGAGATTCATCTGACTCATAAGACAACAAGACCATTTAGTGAGTGGGAAATAGAGACTCTAGCTCAAGAAAAGGGTTTGCGTCTAATCGGGTTGATGGTATTTGACCAATTGGCGTTTCCGGGTTATTCTAACAAGAAAGGAAGTGGAAGTAACTGTGACTCTAACTTTCCGATCCGAAGTGCAGTTACTTTCATgttcaagaaataa
- the LOC106352697 gene encoding AUGMIN subunit 6-like — translation MTMDREKERELELESAMYTNCLLLGLDPNVIGLGSSNGTPRVGLFRHSNPKLGEQLLYFILSSLRGPAQSSKDFDKVWPIFDSAQSRDFRKVVQGIISELESQGALPRSNSRVSSLATCCGPRFVELLWQLSLHALREVHRRTFPADVASNPLPSSLTDVSFSHAATLLPVTKARIAVERRRFLKDAETAVQRQAMWSNLAHEMTAEFRGLCAEEAYLQQELEKLNDLRNKVKQEGEVWDDLVSSSSLNSHLVSKSTRLWDSIMARKGQHEVLASGPIEDLIAHREHRYRISGSALLAAMDQSSQVPRAELLSAHSDDSASPTDDKELSDGSYANMHEHSLVDSFETNSQASDETLSRVDDRGGRNNQTVDVAEIIRRWTHALQRIHKQSLQLAKANDGDGPDILRTANDGGTSGHVESLAATLAEHQQHLASFQVLINQLKEVSPAIQKSILECTEKVNSLPPTLPPATRSNGQTASLLQSQEGVSDDVAGLTSTMSNVQIEKVSASPTLKLPQLFSSTPTSSGKGGNGQKRHQMASQINKMESLSEKNTTDQPLSNTRADNLPTDTNSYFVQNLKKSVREAALLIPSSAGSSRDSQSDEGSEHYFVPLSGAGFSRFPSETKGLPLRGSRLQTSLSEPSFLEHNVPHSLAPSKYSDIPDTFDDLDSFKDYDNGNGFLSVAGSNSVTSDPQQSFYDVEDQVFSPPLLMDSSLLSDTYEDLLAPLSETEAALMEH, via the exons ATGACAATGgacagagagaaggagagagaactCGAGCTCGAGAGTGCAATGTACACCAACTGCTTACTCTTAGGTTTGGATCCGAACGTGATCGGACTCGGATCCTCCAACGGCACTCCTCGGGTCGGGTTATTCCGCCATTCAAACCCGAAGCTCGGAGAACAGCTTCTCTACTtcatcctctcttctctccgagGACCCGCTCAGTCTTCAAAG GATTTCGATAAGGTCTGGCCAATTTTCGATTCGGCTCAGTCTCGCGATTTCCGCAAG GTTGTTCAAGGGATTATAAGCGAGCTCGAGTCACAAGGAGCATTACCAAGGAGTAACTCGAGGGTTTCATCGCTTGCTACTTGTTGTGGACCTAG ATTTGTGGAGCTCTTATGGCAGCTCTCACTGCATGCTTTAAGAGAAGTTCATAGAAGGACTTTTCCTGCTGATGTGGCTTCCAATCCTCTGCCTTCTTCTCTTACAGACGTGTCCTTCTCACATGCAGCTACTTTGCTTCCTGTAACCAAG GCCCGAATAGCGGTTGAGCGCCGTCGATTTCTTAAAGACGCAGAAACTGCTGTTCAGAGACAGGCCATGTGGTCTAATTTAGCCCATGAGATGACTGCAGAGTTCCGTGGTCTATGTGCTGAAGAG GCATATCTGCAGCAGGAACTGGAAAAACTTAACGACTTAAGAAACAAAGTAAAGCAGGAAGGAGAAGTGTGGGATGACCTTGTTTCTAGCTCCAGTCTGAATTCTCATCTAGTTTCAAAGTCCACTCGGTTATGGGATTCTATAATGGCTCGTAAAG GTCAGCATGAAGTTCTTGCGTCTGGTCCCATTGAGGATTTGATAGCTCACAGGGAGCATAG ATACCGAATTTCAGGATCGGCCCTACTTGCAGCGATGGATCAGAGTTCTCAAGTTCCTCGCGCAGAATTACTCTCTGCCCATTCAGATGATTCAGCGTCACCAACAGACGACAAAGAACTAAGTGATGGATCGTACGCAAACATGCATGAGCATTCTCTAGTAGACAGTTTCGAAACCAACTCACAAGCAAGTGATGAAACACTCTCTCGAGTAGATGATAGAGGTGGAAGGAATAACCAGACAGTTGATGTAGCGGAAATCATAAGGCGCTGGACACACGCATTACAGCGTATTCATAAACAGTCTCTTCAGCTG GCTAAAGCAAATGACGGGGATGGTCCAGATATTTTGCGGACTGCAAATGATGGTGGTACAAGTGGGCATGTTGAATCATTGGCTGCAACTTTGGCTGAACATCAACAACATTTAGCTAGCTTTCAG GTACTCATCAACCAATTAAAGGAAGTTTCTCCAGCTATACAGAAATCCATATTAGAATGTACGGAGAAGGTTAATAGTCTTCCCCCAACCTTACCTCCAGCTACGAGAAGTAACGGGCAAACAGCTTCACTTCTACAATCTCAG GAAGGTGTATCCGATGATGTTGCTGGGCTGACATCGACAATGTCTAATGTTCAGATTGAGAAGGTCTCAGCTAGCCCTACGTTAAAGCTTCCACAATTATTTAGCTCCACTCCTACTTCTTCTGGTAAAGGCGGAAATGGACAAAAGCGACATCAAATGGCTTCTCAGATCAACAAAATGGAAAGCTTGTCTGAGAAGAACACTACGGACCAACCATTGTCAAATACTCGAGCAGACAACTTGCCGACTG ATACCAACAGCTATTTTGTCCAGAACCTGAAGAAATCTGTTAGAGAAGCGGCTTTATTGATTCCATCTTCAGCAGGATCATCACGGGACAGTCAATCCGATGAAGGCTCCGAGCATTACTTCGTACCTCTTTCAGGAGCTGGCTTTTCCCGATTTCCATCAGAAACCAAAGGCCTGCCTCTCAGAGGGTCGAGGTTACAGACCTCTCTGAGCGAGCCTTCCTTTCTTGAACACAATGTTCCCCATAGCCTCGCGCCAAGCAAGTACAGCGACATACCCGACACGTTTGATGATCTAGATTCCTTCAAAGATTACGATAACGGGAATGGGTTTCTCTCAGTTGCTGGATCAAACAGTGTAACTTCTGATCCGCAACAATCGTTTTACGACGTTGAAGATCAAGTGTTTTCACCACCTTTACTAATGGACTCGTCCCTATTATCAGATACCTACGAAGACTTGTTAG CTCCTTTGTCAGAAACCGAAGCAGCCTTGATGGAGCATTAG
- the LOC106352699 gene encoding glucose-6-phosphate 1-dehydrogenase 6, cytoplasmic-like gives MGSGQWHVEKRSTLRNDSFVKESGSAPETGCLSIVVLGASGDLAKKKTFPALFNLYRQGFLNPDEVHIFGYARTQLSDEELRDRIRGYLVDQKNADALSKFLQLIKYVSGPYDSEEGFQRLDRAISEHEISKRSSEGSSRRLFYLALPPSVYPSVCKMIKTCCMNKSDLGGWTRIVVEKPFGKDLESAEQLSSQIGELFDESQIYRIDHYLGKELVQNMLVLRFANRFFLPLWNRDNIENVQIVFREDFGTEGRGGYFDEYGIIRDIIQNHLLQVLCLVAMEKPISLKPEHIRDEKVKVLQSVVPITDEEVVLGQYEGYRDDPTVPDDSNTPTFATTILRIHNERWEGVPFILKAGKALNSRKAEIRIQFKDVPGDIFRCQKQGRNEFVIRLQPSEAMYMKLTVKQPGLEMQTVQSELDLSYGQRYQGVSIPEAYERLILDTIKGDQQHFVRRDELKVAWEIFTPLLHRIDKGEVKSIPYKPGSRGPKEADQLLEKAGYLQTHGYIWIPPTL, from the exons ATGGGATCAGGTCAGTGGCACGTAGAGAAAAGGTCTACTCTAAGGAACGATTCGTTTGTTAAGGAGTCCGGTTCAGCTCCAGAGACTGGTTGCCTCTCCATCGTCGTCCTTGGCGCCTCCGGTGATCTTGCCAAGAAGAAGACTTTTCCTGCCCTTTTCAACCTTTACCGCCAGGGGTTTCTCAACcctgatgaagttcacatctttGGGTATGCCAGGACTCAGCTCTCTGATGAGGAGCTTCGAGATCGGATCCGTGG ATACCTTGTTGATCAGAAGAACGCAGATGCCTTGTCAAAGTTTCTACAGCTG ATCAAGTATGTGAGTGGCCCTTATGACTCTGAGGAGGGGTTCCAGAGACTAGACAGGGCCATTTCGGAGCACGAAATCTCCAAAAGGAGTTCTGAAGGATCCTCCAGGAGGCTTTTTTACCTAGCACTTCCACCGTCTGTTTATCCTTCTGTGTGCAAGATGATCAAGACATGCTGCATGAACAAAT CTGACCTTGGTGGATGGACACGGATTGTTGTTGAGAAGCCATTTGGAAAGGACCTGGAGTCTGCTGAGCAACTCAGTTCTCAGATTGGAGAGTTGTTTGATGAATCGCAGATTTATCGTATTGATCATTATCTTGGCAAGGAATTGGTCCAAAACATG TTGGTCCTCCGATTTGCCAATCGCTTTTTCCTGCCACTTTGGAACCGTGACAATATCGAGAACGTCCAG ATTGTTTTCAGGGAAGATTTTGGAACTGAAGGGCGCGGCGGATATTTTGATGAATACGG AATCATCCGCGATATTATCCAAAACCATCTGCTCCAG GTTCTTTGCCTTGTTGCCATGGAGAAACCAATATCTCTTAAGCCGGAGCACATTCGGGATGAGAAAGTGAAG GTGCTTCAGTCAGTGGTTCCAATAACAGATGAAGAGGTGGTTCTTGGACAATATGAAGGGTATAGAGATGATCCTACTGTTCCAGACGACTCAAATACTCCAACGTTTGCCACAACAATTCTTCGCATTCACAACGAAAGATGGGAAG GTGTACCCTTTATACTGAAGGCTGGAAAAGCGTTGAATTCAAGGAAGGCAGAAATTCGAATTCAGTTCAAGGATGTTCCAGGCGACATATTTAGAT gtcagaagcAAGGGAGGAACGAGTTTGTGATACGCCTGCAACCTTCAGAGGCAATGTACATGAAGCTAACT GTTAAGCAACCGGGTCTGGAGATGCAAACCGTGCAAAGTGAACTAGACTTGTCATACGGGCAACGTTATCAAGGTGTCTCGATCCCAGAGGCATACGAGCGCTTAATTCTTGACAC AATCAAAGGTGATCAACAGCATTTCGTTCGCAGAGACGAACTAAAG GTTGCGTGGGAGATCTTTACGCCGTTGCTGCACAGGATTGACAAAGGAGAAGTGAAGTCAATCCCATACAAACCAGGAAGCCGAGGGCCAAAAGAAGCTGATCAGTTACTGGAGAAAGCTGGTTACCTTCAAACTCATGGCTACATCTGGATCCCTCCTACACTATAA
- the LOC106352700 gene encoding prohibitin-3, mitochondrial-like yields MGSQQAAVSLLSNIAKAAFGLGTAATVLNTSLYTVDGGERAVIFDRFRGVMDQTVGEGTHFLIPILQKPHIFDIRTKPHTFSSISGTKDLQMVNLTLRVLSRPEVMRLPYIFQTLGLEYDEKVLPSIGNEVLKAVVAQFNADQLLTERPHVSALVRESLIKRAKDFNIVLDDVAITHLSYGYEFSKAVEQKQVAQQEAERSKFVVMKADQERRAAVIRAEGESEAAQLISDATAKAGMGLIELRRIEASREVAATLARSPNVAYLPGGQSMLFSLNR; encoded by the exons ATGGGAAGCCAACAAGCGGCGGTTTCGCTCCTTTCGAATATAGCAAAGGCGGCTTTCGGTCTGGGAACGGCGGCGACGGTGCTGAACACGTCGCTATACACAGTAGACGGCGGAGAGAGAGCTGTGATCTTCGATCGATTCAGAGGAGTGATGGATCAAACCGTCGGCGAAGGAACTCACTTCCTGATCCCGATTCTCCAGAAGCCTCACATCTTCGACATCCGCACGAAGCCTCACACCTTCTCTTCAATCTCCGGTACGAAGGATCTTCAGATGGTTAATCTCACCCTTCGTGTTCTCTCTCGCCCCGAG GTTATGCGTCTCCCATACATATTCCAAACGTTGGGTCTAGAGTATGACGAGAAGGTTCTTCCTTCGATTGGAAACGAGGTTTTAAAGGCTGTAGTTGCACAGTTCAACGCTGACCAGCTCCTCACAGAGCGTCCTCACGTCTCAGCGCTTGTTCGTGAATCGCTAATCAAACGTGCCAAAGACTTCAACATTGTCCTCGACGACGTTGCAATCACGCACTTGTCTTACGGTTACGAGTTCTCGAAGGCTGTTGAGCAGAAACAAGTGGCTCAGCAAGAGGCAGAGAGGTCTAAGTTTGTGGTGATGAAGGCTGATCAAGAGAGGAGAGCCGCGGTTATAAGAGCTGAAGGTGAGAGCGAAGCTGCACAGTTGATCTCTGATGCTACGGCTAAGGCTGGTATGGGACTTATCGAACTTAGGAGGATTGAGGCTTCGAGGGAGGTCGCAGCTACTCTTGCTAGATCTCCGAATGTGGCTTACTTGCCCGGCGGGCAGAGCATGCTCTTTTCTCTGAACCGTTGA